The following coding sequences lie in one Arachis hypogaea cultivar Tifrunner chromosome 4, arahy.Tifrunner.gnm2.J5K5, whole genome shotgun sequence genomic window:
- the LOC112797627 gene encoding dihydrolipoyllysine-residue acetyltransferase component 1 of pyruvate dehydrogenase complex, mitochondrial, translated as MEEGYLAKILAPEGSKEVAVGQPIAITVEDAGDIEVVKNSSGSRSASKNEQITKHDTKTEVKPQKTSSKRISPSAKLLISEYGLDASTINASGPHGTLLKGNALSAIKSGKLTPKPYSAKEKASPSQSHQQFAASPESKSASASKQSDAYEDLPNSQIRKVGLMNFLLNKRKAPQIFLEACCILVRSILTRLFV; from the exons ATGGAGGAAGG ATACTTGGCTAAGATACTTGCACCAGAAGGTTCAAAAGAAGTGGCAGTTGGACAACCTATTGCAATAACA GTTGAAGATGCAGGTGATATTGAAGTTGTAAAGAATTCTAGTGGTAGCAGATCTGCAAGCAAAAATGAGCAGATCACCAAACATGATACTAAAACTGAGGTGAAACCACAGAAAACTAGTTCAAAAAGAATTAGCCCATCTGCAAAGTTGCTAATTTCGGAATATGGATTGGATGCATCGACAATAAATGCCTCTGGTCCACATGGCACTTTACTGAAAGGGAATGCTCTGTCTGCAATTAAATCAGGAAAATTGACTCCAAAACCTTATTCAGCTAAAGAGAAGGCATCACCATCTCAAAGTCATCAACAATTTGCAGCATCACCAGAGTCAAAGTCTGCTTCTGCCTCAAAACAGTCAGATGCATATGAAGATCTTCCCAATAGTCAAATTCGCAAGGTTGGTCTGATGAATTTTCTGTTAAACAAGAGAAAGGCTCCTCAAATCTTTTTAGAGGCATGTTGTATTTTAGTGAGAAGTATCCTTACTAGGTTATTTGTATAg